One stretch of Myxocyprinus asiaticus isolate MX2 ecotype Aquarium Trade chromosome 23, UBuf_Myxa_2, whole genome shotgun sequence DNA includes these proteins:
- the LOC127413942 gene encoding proline-rich protein 18-like: MPFPPINLHSRITSPGKELFSKKKSRDNVAPPHSTFSQRTEDDKASEKDKLSTSWPSSQLKQPALNMPRRVPPDPETDSKRSWLSVPKPLATSCESVPRSSSGESSHKYSSRTSLAKEEGEQEIHFSLSLTPEAILVIQKRNLEKQMMAKQQKCCASADLRHRRVFPSKRAQGSSSNNKSSGPVAKLEGSNDISTIVKISLLNDQHKYDDVEYEEEDGDVDETVVRKCKEWLKGVESAAAFGKVEKLSSLPHLKS, translated from the coding sequence ATGCCTTTTCCACCGATAAACCTGCACTCACGAATAACGTCGCCAGGAAAGGAGCTGTTCAGCAAAAAGAAGAGCAGGGACAATGTCGCGCCTCCGCACTCCACGTTCAGTCAAAGAACAGAGGACGACAAGGCATCGGAGAAAGATAAACTTTCCACATCGTGGCCATCGAGTCAATTAAAGCAACCGGCACTAAATATGCCGAGGAGAGTCCCTCCAGATCCCGAGACGGACAGCAAACGTTCTTGGCTGAGCGTTCCCAAACCCTTGGCTACCTCATGCGAAAGCGTCCCGAGATCCAGTTCTGGAGAGTCCAGCCATAAATATTCTTCCAGGACCTCTCTAGCAAAAGAAGAAGGTGAGCAGGAGATCCACTTCTCCCTCAGCTTGACCCCGGAAGCCATCCTGGTTATCCAAAAACGCAATCTGGAGAAACAGATGATGGCCAAGCAACAGAAGTGCTGCGCTTCGGCGGACTTGAGACACCGTCGCGTTTTCCCGTCCAAGAGAGCTCAGGGCAGCTCCTCCAATAATAAGAGCTCCGGACCGGTTGCCAAACTGGAGGGCTCAAATGACATTAGCACCATTGTGAAGATCTCCCTCCTCAATGATCAGCATAAATATGACGATGTGGAGTACGAGGAGGAGGATGGAGACGTGGACGAGACTGTCGTGAGGAAGTGTAAAGAGTGGCTCAAAGGGGTGGAAAGTGCTGCTGCTTTTGGCAAAGTCGAAAAACTGTCCTCTTTGCCTCACCTGAAAAGTTGA